The following is a genomic window from Candidatus Tumulicola sp..
CGCGTGCCAGCTCGTAGCGCGGCGTCTTGCCTGCCTGCACGCGAAGCTCGACCAGCCGGACGTTAGCTTCTTGATCGCCGACGCTGACTTGTTGCGCCAGCGCCACGCCCGCGCCGAGCACCGCTCGGTCATACGCCTTCACGGCTGCGAACGCCGCGTCGTCGACAACGCCGCCGAGATCCGCCGACGAAGCGTCGGCCAAACGTCGTCCCATGCGCACGCCGGAATAGCCGGCGACGTTGATGATCGGCACGCTTGCCGTCGCTGACGCATACGTTTGCGTCGCCTCGGGCATGCCGAGCTGGGGAAGGTGCGCGTTGATCTGATTGCCCGAAAGCGATACCTGAGGCAACACGGCGCTCCGCTGCCCTAGGGCTTGACCGCGCGCCGCTGAAGCGTCCGCGCGCGCCATACGCACGTCGAAGCCGGCCGCCGTCGCACGCAGCACAGCCTGCTCGCGCGACAGCGGACCGTTCCACACTTGCGGTTGCGCAAACGCGGGCTGTGTCAACGCCGCTTGGGCCAGCGCGACGAAGAGGAGCGACGCGAGCAGTGCGTTACGCATGAGAGGTTTCCTCGGCAGGCCGAGCACCGCGCCGACGCCACCACTCCCCAATGTCGTCAAACGTCGCATGGAGCACGGGCACGATGAACAGCGTCAGCAGGGTGGAGATACCGAATCCACCGATGATCACCGTGGCGAGCGGCGAGAACGCATCCACGCCGGTCTTGGGGAAAAACGCCACGGGCGCGAGCACGATGATGCTGACGATCGTGGTCATCATGATCGGGCGCAAACGGATCGGGCCGGCTTCCAGGATCGCCGCATCACGTGGCATGCCTTCCGCACGCTTACGCAGGATGAGGTCGAGCAACAGAATGGCGTTGCTGACCGCCATGCCGTTAGCGACCACGATGCCCAGGATCGATACCGTGGAGAAGTTTTGGTGCGCGAGCAAGAGGGCGCCGAAGACGCCGAGCAACTGCAGGGGAATCGCCAGCAGCATCTCCAGGGGCAGGACGAACGATCGGAACTGCGCGACGAGCAACAGGTAGATGAAGACCACAGCGATCGCCATGGCGCCGATCAGGCGTTGGAAGCTGCTCATCATCTCCGTCATGTCGCCGCGCATCTCGATGCCGTAACCGACCGGGAACGGCACCTGCGCGCTCGCTCCCATGACGACGTCCGAATCGAGCGCCATCTCGCCGCGCCCGCCCTTGCGGTAGTAACCAAGCACGGACACCGTGCGACGCAGCCCATCGTGTTCGATAGCAGTCGGTGCCACGGCACGCACGATGCGCGCCAAAGCCATCAGCGGCACGACTTGCCCATCTTTGCCCACGATCTGAACTCGCGATAGGTCGCCCGACGTCGCTCTGTCCTGATCGGAATAGCGGACGAGAATGGTGTCGTGACGCAGGTTCTCCGGGTTGAAATACTCCGTGGTGAGGCCTCCGTGGGTAGCGAAGTAGGCCTGCATGAGCACGTCGCTCGGCATAAGTCCGATCTGCGATGCGCGCGTGCGGTCGACGATGACGTTTTCTTCGGGTTGCGCAAGGGTCGTCGAGGCTGCGGTTTGCACGAGGCCGGGAACCTTGCGGGCGATAGCGGTGACCTGGTCGGCAAGCCGATGCAACTCGACTTGATCGGGGCCGCTCAGCAGTAGCTCCACGGGAGCGTTCGTGGTGGACATGACGTCGCTGCCCATCGGATTGAGCGCAAGCCGCCGGATGCCGGGAATCGTCGTCATGGCCTGCTGGTACGCGGCGTCCATGATCTGCCAAATGGTGCGCTTGCGGTCTTCCTTGGGAACAAACGTGATCGTGTACGATGCGGCGTTGACGCCGTTCATCGCACCCCCGGTGAAGTACGAGCCGGCCGGCTCCTCGCCGATTTCCGCTGAAACTCGCTGCACCTCTGGCTGCGCGAGCAGAATGCGTTCGAACGCGTTGGCCTTCGCGTTCGTCGCGGCAAAGGACGAGCCGGGATCAGCTTCGAGGTAGGCGCTGCCCTGGCCGGTATCGGCAAGCGGCATCATCTCGCTGCCGATGAACGGAAGCAACGACACCGCGACGTACGTCAAAATGGCGGCGCCGCCCAGCAGCGTGAGCCGGTTGCCCAGGCTCCAACGCAGGCCGCGGCGATATGCATCGTCGATCTTCGCGAGCACCCCGCGTGCAGGTCCAAGCCAGCGCGTGACCGTTTCGTCGAGGCGCGTGCGCCACGCGAACGGTTTTTGTTCCCCGCCTGTGAACAGATAGGCCGCCAGCAGCGGCGTCAGCGTCACCGATACGACAAGCGACGCCAGCAGCGCGAAGACGATCGGCCATACCAACCCGACGAACATGATCTGCGTGATGCCGCCGCTCGTGAGCAGCGGGATCACCGCAAGCATCATCACGCCCGTGGCAGCCGCAACCGGCAAGATCACTTCGAGCGTGCCGTCAACGGCGGCTTTACGCGGCGGCTTACCCATGGCAAGATGGCGATGAATGGCATGAATGACGACGATCGAGCCATCGACGAGCGGACCGACCGCCAGCAGCAGCCCGAGCAGCGTCGAGCTGTTGATAGACAGGCGCATCGGCGTGAATAGCAGGATGGCTATGCCCAAGCATGTCGGAATCGCGGCCACGACGATCAGCGTTGCGCTCACATCTTCGAGGAAGAGCAAAAGCACGAACCCGGCCAAGATGACGCTGACGAACAGCTCCTCGAACATGTTGGTCTTGAGCGCCTCGACGAACCGGGCGTTGTCGTAGGCCGGCGTGAATTTCAAGCCCGGGTGATCGCGCTGGATCTGCGCCACCTTGTCCATGACCGCAGCGATGATCTGGGGCGAGCCGGCGTCCGGGTTTTCGATGACCGAAATCTCGACGGCGTCCTTACCGTTGAGCCGGTATGCCGAGCGCTGCTCGCCTGCGCCGTCTACGACCGTCGCGACGTCGCGCAAGAACACGGTGCGGCCAGCCACGGTCGTGAGCGGGTAGTCGAGCATTTCGCCCACCGACTTGACCCGCAGGTCCCCGCGCACAAGCGCTTCGCTCGCAGCGCTCGTCAGTGTGCCGCCGGAGCGGCTGACGTTTTGTGCGTCGAGTGCGCCGCTCACATCAGGAAGCGCTAGGCCGTACGAAGCCAGTTTGGTGCGATCGACCACGACCTGAAGCTGGCGCTGGCGCCCGCCAAACACTTGGACGGTTTGCACCCCGGAGATCGCCTTGAGCGCGCTGACGACGTTGTTCGCAGCGAACTGCCGCAACGCGACCGGACTCCAGCCGACACCCGTGAGCGCGAGCTGCAGCACCGGTGTGTTGAGCGGGTCCGCTGGAACGACCCATGACGGCTTGAGATTCGCGCGGTCGTACGGCAGATCGGCTTGCGCTTGCTGGACGAGCTGCTGCACGTCCACCAGCGCGCGCTGCATCGTGTATCCATAGGGGAACTGCAGCGTGACGATCGATAGGTCTTGCTGCGAAACAGACCGGACGAATCGCACGCCGCTCAAGTCGGTCATGCGGTTTTCGATGGGCTTGGTGAAATACGTCTCGACGTCTTGCGGAGCGTAGCCCGGCACCATGGTGATCACGCTGACGAGCGGACTCTCGACGTATGGCATCATCCGGGTCGGCAGGATGAAAAGGGCCGCGCCGATCGCGGCGAAGACCAGAGCAAGGTAGACGACGATGACGGCGTGCGGGTGGCGCAAGGCCCAACCCGGCACGCCGCCGCGCTGGTTTTCGATCACGACGTCCGCTCCGCGATGGGCATACCCTCTTCAAGGTCTGCAGCACCCTCGACCACGACGCGATCGCCGGACTTGAGGTCGCCTGCGACCTGCGCAGTGGTGCCGTCATCCGAGATGATGCGCACCGGCACGCGGTGCGCGGTGGAGTTGACGTCCACCCACACCGCCGCATCGACGCCGGCGCCGATGACGGCGGCCGAGGGGACGCTCACCGCATTGCGCGCGTGCGAAGGCGCGCCGCGGATGATGACACGCACGTACGTGCCGGGGACGAGATGGCCGCCCGGATTATCGACGATCGCCTCGACGAGCGCGGTGTGCGTCGTCGGATCGGCGGCAGGCTGGACGGATGTGACGCGCGCGTGCACGACGCGGCCATCAGGCAGGCTTGCATCGAGCACTGCACCTAGACGGATAGATTGGAGATCGTCCTGAGCAACGCTGGCCTGAATGCGCGCCTTGCCGATGACCGCGAGGCGCAGCACCGGCGTCCCGACCTGCACGTATGTGCCGGGATCCACCAGTCGCTTCACGACGATCGCGTCGTCCGGCGAGACGATTCGCGTGTAGCCGGCCATCACGGCCGCGGCTTGAGCGGAGGCGCCCGACGAAGCCGCGCGTTGCTGGGCTGAAACAGCCTGTTGCTGCGCCATTTCCAGATTGGCTACGGCATCCTGTTGTTGGCGGCGTGCCGACTCGGCATCCGCGTAAGCGGCAGCGGCCTGTGCCTGCTCATCATCGTATTCTTGTTGCGAGACGGCACCATTTTTCAAGAGCATCTGCTCGCGCTGCATCTCGGCGCGCCAATAGTTCGCGCGCTGGGCTTTGGCAGCGGCATCGGCCTGCGCGATGCGGATCGCGTTGGGCGCATGGTGGTGCGCCTCGATCATCGCCGCTGCTGCGGCTGCCGCGTCTGAGCTCGCTCCCGCCTGCGCGGCTACGGCTTGCGCGCCCAGCTCCGGCTCTTCGAGAATGGCGAGCGTCTCGCCGGCGAATACGCGCGTGCCGTTGTAGGCGGTGAAGTCGCGCAAGATGCCAGGCGCGCGCGCGACGACATCCTGCGTGTAGAGCGCTTGAATCATGCCGGGCGCGGCGATCGCTGGATTCTGTGACGAGCCTTGGGCGCGCGCCAGCGTGACTGGAACCGGCGCGGTGCCCGGCACGTTCGACATGGCTGCCATGTCCATAGACGGCGCCGCGAAACGGCTTTGTGCGAGCGCTGCACCGATGACGACGACGACCGCGACGGCGGCAAGCGTCACCGTCGAGCGGTTGAGCCAGCCGGGAAGGCGACCGCTGCGGTTGAGCGATCGGGTCACGAGCCACGCCGCGAGCGCGCCGAGAGCGAGTAGGATCGCAAGGGCGAACGCGGCAGCCCGCCACGCGTCTTCGTGACCGCCGCTCATGGCTGCCATCCCGCCGCCTTGGGACGCCGCTCCCGCCACCGCGAAGTTGAACGGGGCCGTTCCCTTGAGCCCGCCATCGAAGTGCAAGGTGACGATGAACTCGGTCGCCATGCCCGTCGCCAAATCGAAGGTCCATTGACCGGGCTTGCCGGCAACTGCTATCGCGGTGCCGCCAGTGCCCACCATACTCATGGTAGGCATGGACGTGTCGAACCGCATTTGTGTCTTGGTGAGGCGGTCCGCCGGAATCCCGTCAACCGTCACCCGCACGTGTTCGGTGCCGGTTTGCGGCGGGTCGGGCGAAAGCGCCAGCGTCACTCGTGCTTTGTCGACTTGGGCGGTCATGGGCGACGCGGCGGCAATGCTCGGCCAAAGTGCTAAGCAGCTTAGCAGTACGGCGCAAAAAAAAGAGCCGCGGATTATCACCTCACCAACCTTTGCGCGGAAGGCATCGGGCACGCGGCCGGGCCTGCCGCGGAGATCATGGGAGTTGCGAGCGCTGCGACAAAAAGTGCCGCCATCGCGGCCGCGATCAGAATTCGGGTCCGCTTACGATTTGGATGGATCGGCGCCGGCGCGTCCGCGAGCAACGCCTTAAGACGCTGAATCACGCCCGCGTTCTCGTCCGCAAAGCCCGGCGCTCCCGCAACCGCCCGCGCACCCTTTGCGAAACTTAGCAGCGCCCCGGCCAGATGCTCTGCCGAAGTCGACGCAAGCGCGAATTGGTCGGCGGCGAACTCGCGCGCGGACCGGTACATCGCGATGAATTCTGCCGACGGTAATGGCAACACGTCTGCCATAAAGGTGACGAACGTGGCCACGACTTGATCGCCACGGCGAGCATG
Proteins encoded in this region:
- a CDS encoding M56 family metallopeptidase, with the translated sequence MLIAASQRPSARLALAASACGLGAREFDETTPVCALARSAPPLVLVSTGALAVLADEELRAALHHERAHARRGDQVVATFVTFMADVLPLPSAEFIAMYRSAREFAADQFALASTSAEHLAGALLSFAKGARAVAGAPGFADENAGVIQRLKALLADAPAPIHPNRKRTRILIAAAMAALFVAALATPMISAAGPAACPMPSAQRLVR
- a CDS encoding efflux RND transporter periplasmic adaptor subunit translates to MTAQVDKARVTLALSPDPPQTGTEHVRVTVDGIPADRLTKTQMRFDTSMPTMSMVGTGGTAIAVAGKPGQWTFDLATGMATEFIVTLHFDGGLKGTAPFNFAVAGAASQGGGMAAMSGGHEDAWRAAAFALAILLALGALAAWLVTRSLNRSGRLPGWLNRSTVTLAAVAVVVVIGAALAQSRFAAPSMDMAAMSNVPGTAPVPVTLARAQGSSQNPAIAAPGMIQALYTQDVVARAPGILRDFTAYNGTRVFAGETLAILEEPELGAQAVAAQAGASSDAAAAAAAMIEAHHHAPNAIRIAQADAAAKAQRANYWRAEMQREQMLLKNGAVSQQEYDDEQAQAAAAYADAESARRQQQDAVANLEMAQQQAVSAQQRAASSGASAQAAAVMAGYTRIVSPDDAIVVKRLVDPGTYVQVGTPVLRLAVIGKARIQASVAQDDLQSIRLGAVLDASLPDGRVVHARVTSVQPAADPTTHTALVEAIVDNPGGHLVPGTYVRVIIRGAPSHARNAVSVPSAAVIGAGVDAAVWVDVNSTAHRVPVRIISDDGTTAQVAGDLKSGDRVVVEGAADLEEGMPIAERTS
- a CDS encoding efflux RND transporter permease subunit, yielding MIENQRGGVPGWALRHPHAVIVVYLALVFAAIGAALFILPTRMMPYVESPLVSVITMVPGYAPQDVETYFTKPIENRMTDLSGVRFVRSVSQQDLSIVTLQFPYGYTMQRALVDVQQLVQQAQADLPYDRANLKPSWVVPADPLNTPVLQLALTGVGWSPVALRQFAANNVVSALKAISGVQTVQVFGGRQRQLQVVVDRTKLASYGLALPDVSGALDAQNVSRSGGTLTSAASEALVRGDLRVKSVGEMLDYPLTTVAGRTVFLRDVATVVDGAGEQRSAYRLNGKDAVEISVIENPDAGSPQIIAAVMDKVAQIQRDHPGLKFTPAYDNARFVEALKTNMFEELFVSVILAGFVLLLFLEDVSATLIVVAAIPTCLGIAILLFTPMRLSINSSTLLGLLLAVGPLVDGSIVVIHAIHRHLAMGKPPRKAAVDGTLEVILPVAAATGVMMLAVIPLLTSGGITQIMFVGLVWPIVFALLASLVVSVTLTPLLAAYLFTGGEQKPFAWRTRLDETVTRWLGPARGVLAKIDDAYRRGLRWSLGNRLTLLGGAAILTYVAVSLLPFIGSEMMPLADTGQGSAYLEADPGSSFAATNAKANAFERILLAQPEVQRVSAEIGEEPAGSYFTGGAMNGVNAASYTITFVPKEDRKRTIWQIMDAAYQQAMTTIPGIRRLALNPMGSDVMSTTNAPVELLLSGPDQVELHRLADQVTAIARKVPGLVQTAASTTLAQPEENVIVDRTRASQIGLMPSDVLMQAYFATHGGLTTEYFNPENLRHDTILVRYSDQDRATSGDLSRVQIVGKDGQVVPLMALARIVRAVAPTAIEHDGLRRTVSVLGYYRKGGRGEMALDSDVVMGASAQVPFPVGYGIEMRGDMTEMMSSFQRLIGAMAIAVVFIYLLLVAQFRSFVLPLEMLLAIPLQLLGVFGALLLAHQNFSTVSILGIVVANGMAVSNAILLLDLILRKRAEGMPRDAAILEAGPIRLRPIMMTTIVSIIVLAPVAFFPKTGVDAFSPLATVIIGGFGISTLLTLFIVPVLHATFDDIGEWWRRRGARPAEETSHA